One region of Bacteroidota bacterium genomic DNA includes:
- the porU gene encoding type IX secretion system sortase PorU has protein sequence MYKKRLWTILFIFVPFLTQSADTGSLSQDRKKINWQPALETSMPDGTPVHSLRFEGGSYNADFLPEYVQTVKLSGNTSSVQARITNIETEPLRESQLIPFPQKIETEFNVTTSVVYRKKVPYASVRILPIRKNKNGSGYERLVSFDLELTPTANANRQSPARYYTSNSVLANGDWFKFGLIKKGVYKMTYTDLKNLGVDVDNIDPQNIRIYGNGGGMVPMANSKSRRDDLQENAVQVVGESDGHFDQTDYILFYGTSQTQWLPDPNTNRFSHVINLYSDTTFYFLTTSLGQGKRITTRASSTATPTNTVTSFDEYGFHEIDAVNLLKSGREWYGENFDNVNNTQSFTFNFQSVITSDTLLLRSSLLGRAENSASNSFSMALNGQTFITQAFSSVGSSPQDNYAAPIYISKYLFPNSSTLNVAVSMSSADPNGQGWLNFIEMNLRCNLNFLNQGNQFHFRDARSVGTGNVSQFQISNTNASVTLLDVTDPLNVVIQQSDFNSGTTSFTTETGTLHEFIAFSESAAYTPFPGRQIDNQNLHASPKASLLIVTNPSFINQANDLADLHRTHDNMTTMVATTEQIFNEFSSGAQDVSAIRDFVKMFYDRAYAPGDLPRYLLILGDASYDNKSRVSSNTNFVTSYQSSGSLNQTQTYMSDDFFGLLDDSEGEWNNGEIVDLSVGRLPVKSVQEAEAMVRKIIHYAGGDITNPGTTNGTNNTVYGDWRNVVTFVSDDQDSNTHFKQADTLARRFSRDYPLLNIDKIYMDAYNQQSTPGGNRYPDGHAALVDRVQKGSLLLTYIGHGGEVGWGHERFLEVDDINNWTNINALPAFLTATCEFTRVDDPARTSAGELVFLNPNGGGICLFTTSRLAFSSSNYNLCQKFYTHVFTEIDGRMPTIGDIFEQTKIDVYTDQYVRNFILIGDPALRMAYPKMSVKTNTINGTNITSAVDTLKALRRITITGEILDVNGIKATSFNGIIYPTVYDKWVTYYTLGNDRNVTNDPSYAAPFDLQKNIIYRGKSSVVNGDFSFSFVVPKDIQFQYGFGKLSYYAQNGSMDAAGYSNSVIVGGYDNSVPADAQGPAIKLYINDDKFVRGGMTDKNPVLYAVVTDSSGLNTVGTGIGHDVTAELDNSNSKIYVLNDYYENDLNSYQKGKVKYPFKDLAAGPHTVNFKVWDVYNNSSEASTDFVVAESAKLALEHVLNYPNPFTTHTTFMFEHNRPYTNLDIQVQIFTVSGKLIKTIGSRIYSEGYRSDELEWNGLDDFGDRIGKGVYVYKLRVRTEDGDYADKFEKLVILR, from the coding sequence ATGTATAAAAAAAGACTATGGACTATCCTGTTCATTTTTGTTCCTTTCCTGACTCAGTCGGCTGACACCGGATCCTTGTCTCAAGACAGAAAAAAAATCAACTGGCAGCCAGCTCTGGAAACTTCCATGCCGGATGGCACCCCTGTTCATTCCCTGCGTTTCGAGGGAGGTTCCTATAATGCCGATTTTCTTCCTGAATATGTGCAAACCGTCAAACTTTCCGGGAACACAAGCTCTGTCCAGGCAAGAATTACCAATATTGAAACAGAACCACTTCGTGAATCTCAGCTTATTCCTTTTCCTCAAAAAATTGAAACCGAATTCAATGTCACTACATCGGTGGTATACCGAAAAAAAGTCCCTTACGCATCAGTAAGGATTCTTCCGATTCGCAAAAACAAAAACGGATCCGGCTATGAACGTCTTGTCTCATTTGATCTTGAACTGACTCCAACTGCAAATGCAAACCGCCAATCGCCGGCCAGGTATTATACTTCCAACAGTGTGCTTGCAAATGGTGATTGGTTCAAGTTTGGTCTGATTAAAAAAGGTGTTTATAAAATGACCTACACCGATCTGAAAAATCTGGGTGTCGATGTTGACAACATCGATCCGCAGAACATCAGGATTTATGGAAATGGTGGCGGAATGGTGCCCATGGCAAATTCCAAATCCCGCCGTGATGACCTCCAGGAAAATGCGGTCCAGGTTGTCGGTGAATCGGATGGACATTTCGATCAAACAGACTATATTTTGTTCTACGGTACGAGCCAGACTCAATGGTTACCCGATCCAAATACCAACAGATTCAGTCACGTCATTAACCTGTATTCGGATACAACATTCTATTTCCTCACCACCAGTCTTGGACAGGGAAAACGGATTACAACCCGTGCTTCTTCAACTGCTACTCCAACGAACACCGTCACCTCTTTTGACGAATATGGGTTTCATGAAATTGACGCGGTGAATCTCCTGAAATCAGGAAGAGAATGGTATGGCGAAAATTTTGACAACGTAAACAATACGCAGTCATTTACTTTCAATTTCCAGAGTGTCATTACTTCAGACACTTTGTTGTTGCGATCCTCATTACTTGGCAGAGCGGAGAACAGCGCGAGCAATTCTTTCAGCATGGCGTTGAACGGACAAACGTTTATTACCCAGGCATTTTCCTCAGTAGGAAGTTCACCACAAGATAATTACGCTGCCCCTATTTATATATCAAAATACCTGTTCCCAAATTCCTCTACACTCAATGTTGCGGTTTCAATGAGCTCCGCGGATCCAAATGGTCAGGGCTGGCTAAATTTTATTGAAATGAATCTTCGCTGCAACCTGAACTTTCTTAACCAGGGAAATCAATTTCACTTCCGTGATGCAAGATCAGTCGGTACAGGAAATGTCAGCCAGTTTCAAATCAGTAACACCAATGCTTCAGTAACACTGCTCGATGTGACTGATCCTTTGAATGTGGTGATACAACAATCCGATTTTAATTCCGGTACGACCAGCTTCACCACTGAAACCGGTACACTTCATGAATTTATCGCTTTCAGCGAAAGTGCCGCATACACTCCTTTTCCCGGCAGACAAATTGATAACCAGAATCTGCATGCTTCTCCAAAAGCGAGCCTCCTAATTGTTACTAATCCATCCTTTATTAATCAGGCAAACGACCTTGCAGATTTACATCGTACACATGACAACATGACTACGATGGTAGCGACCACAGAACAAATTTTTAATGAATTTTCTTCGGGTGCCCAGGATGTTTCCGCTATCCGGGATTTTGTAAAAATGTTTTACGACAGAGCCTATGCTCCCGGTGATCTTCCAAGGTACTTACTGATTCTTGGTGATGCTTCCTACGACAATAAATCAAGGGTTTCTTCGAACACAAATTTTGTTACTTCCTACCAATCCTCCGGATCACTCAATCAGACTCAAACATATATGTCGGATGACTTCTTTGGACTGCTGGATGATTCCGAAGGAGAATGGAACAATGGTGAAATTGTTGACCTGAGTGTCGGTCGTTTGCCAGTGAAATCTGTTCAGGAAGCGGAAGCAATGGTGAGAAAAATCATTCATTATGCAGGTGGTGATATTACCAATCCCGGAACAACGAATGGAACTAACAATACCGTTTATGGTGATTGGCGCAATGTTGTCACCTTTGTAAGTGATGATCAGGATAGCAATACACATTTTAAACAAGCGGATACGCTTGCGCGCAGATTCAGCAGAGACTACCCACTGCTGAACATTGATAAAATTTACATGGATGCTTACAACCAGCAATCCACCCCTGGTGGCAATCGCTATCCTGACGGTCATGCAGCATTGGTTGATCGCGTACAAAAAGGTTCTCTATTATTAACCTATATCGGACATGGTGGTGAAGTTGGATGGGGACATGAACGATTCCTGGAAGTTGATGACATCAACAACTGGACGAACATCAATGCTCTTCCCGCTTTTCTTACAGCTACTTGTGAATTCACTCGTGTTGATGACCCTGCAAGAACCTCCGCCGGTGAATTGGTTTTTCTTAATCCGAACGGAGGTGGAATTTGTCTGTTCACCACTTCCCGACTCGCTTTCTCAAGCTCCAACTACAATCTTTGCCAGAAATTTTATACTCATGTATTTACCGAAATTGATGGGCGCATGCCAACCATCGGAGATATTTTTGAGCAAACAAAAATCGATGTGTATACCGATCAATATGTAAGGAACTTTATCCTGATTGGAGATCCCGCATTACGCATGGCATATCCGAAAATGTCTGTAAAAACCAATACAATCAACGGCACCAATATCACCTCCGCGGTTGATACACTCAAAGCTTTGAGACGTATAACCATCACCGGTGAAATCCTGGATGTGAATGGCATAAAGGCGACATCTTTTAACGGAATCATCTATCCTACAGTCTATGATAAATGGGTCACCTATTATACTCTTGGTAACGACAGGAATGTAACGAATGATCCATCCTACGCGGCTCCATTTGATCTTCAGAAGAATATTATCTATCGTGGTAAATCAAGTGTGGTCAATGGTGACTTCTCATTTTCTTTTGTGGTTCCAAAAGATATCCAGTTCCAATACGGTTTTGGTAAGCTCAGCTATTACGCTCAGAATGGTTCGATGGACGCGGCAGGTTACAGCAATAGTGTTATTGTTGGCGGCTATGACAATTCTGTTCCCGCGGATGCACAAGGACCTGCAATCAAATTGTATATCAATGATGATAAATTTGTTCGCGGAGGAATGACAGACAAGAACCCGGTATTGTATGCTGTTGTAACTGACAGCAGCGGATTAAATACTGTTGGTACCGGTATTGGTCATGATGTAACGGCAGAACTCGACAATAGCAACAGCAAGATTTATGTGCTGAATGATTACTATGAAAATGATCTGAACAGCTACCAAAAAGGAAAAGTGAAATATCCGTTTAAGGATCTTGCAGCCGGTCCGCACACTGTCAACTTCAAAGTTTGGGATGTGTACAATAATTCCAGTGAAGCAAGCACTGATTTTGTTGTAGCTGAATCAGCGAAACTGGCGCTTGAACATGTGTTGAATTACCCGAATCCGTTTACAACACATACGACCTTTATGTTTGAACATAATCGTCCTTATACCAATTTGGATATCCAGGTTCAGATTTTCACTGTTTCCGGAAAACTGATAAAAACCATCGGAAGCAGAATATATTCGGAGGGTTACCGTTCAGATGAACTGGAATGGAATGGTTTGGATGATTTTGGTGACCGAATCGGAAAAGGTGTGTATGTTTACAAGCTCCGTGTTCGCACAGAAGACGGAGATTATGCTGATAAATTTGAAAAACTCGTGATTCTGCGTTAA
- a CDS encoding type IX secretion system membrane protein PorP/SprF: protein MLRKVLLWFFLLYSGVALAQDPEFTQFYANPLYLNPAFAGTARCPRLALNYRNQWPALTGTFVTYTASYDQHVEALGGGLGLLVLNDKAGEATLTTTNVSGIYSYQLNVTREFSVKFGLQGTYVQKKVDWDKLTFGDMIDPRYGFIYETQEIRPNTNKSFWDFSGGILGYSNRYYGGVAVHHMTEPEEFYIKSSPGSKLPMKITAHIGAVIPIAGNRDGTTYISPNFLYQKQRDFQQYNIGLYVAKAPLVGGLWYRGGDAFIALVGLQQGIFKFGYSYDVTVSKLYNASAGSHELSLGLQFACHPKKKRFRTIKCPSF from the coding sequence ATGCTCAGGAAAGTATTGTTGTGGTTTTTTCTCCTGTACTCAGGTGTTGCACTTGCGCAGGATCCTGAGTTCACACAATTCTACGCGAATCCACTTTACCTGAATCCGGCTTTTGCAGGAACTGCCCGTTGTCCAAGACTGGCCCTCAATTACCGGAATCAATGGCCCGCTCTGACCGGAACCTTTGTGACATACACTGCATCGTACGATCAGCATGTCGAGGCACTGGGTGGTGGCTTGGGTTTATTGGTATTGAATGATAAGGCCGGAGAAGCTACACTGACAACAACCAATGTTTCCGGAATCTATTCCTACCAATTGAATGTAACCCGTGAATTTTCCGTAAAATTCGGATTACAAGGAACTTATGTTCAGAAAAAGGTTGACTGGGATAAGCTGACTTTCGGTGATATGATTGATCCGAGATATGGATTTATCTATGAAACCCAGGAAATTCGTCCAAATACCAACAAAAGCTTCTGGGATTTCTCGGGAGGTATTTTGGGGTACAGCAATCGGTATTACGGAGGGGTGGCAGTTCACCACATGACTGAACCTGAGGAGTTTTATATAAAATCTTCACCGGGAAGTAAGCTTCCTATGAAAATTACAGCTCATATCGGAGCAGTAATTCCGATTGCAGGTAACAGGGATGGTACAACCTATATTTCGCCTAATTTCCTGTATCAGAAACAAAGAGATTTCCAACAGTACAACATCGGTTTGTATGTAGCAAAAGCCCCGTTGGTAGGCGGTTTGTGGTACAGAGGTGGTGATGCTTTTATCGCCCTGGTTGGACTTCAACAAGGAATCTTCAAATTTGGATATAGTTATGATGTAACTGTTTCCAAACTCTATAATGCTTCAGCAGGATCACACGAATTGTCGCTCGGTCTTCAATTTGCCTGTCATCCTAAGAAGAAGCGTTTCAGAACGATAAAGTGCCCTTCATTTTAG
- a CDS encoding SUMF1/EgtB/PvdO family nonheme iron enzyme, producing MKKLIWNSFSLVAVALLFSSCGKEKSSVTGWNYNDPKNGGFEVVPYDEQETGPGLVLVEGGTFTMGRTEQDITMDWNNIPRRATVSSFYMDETEVANVHYLEYLYWITRVFGADYPEVYKRALPDTLVWRDKLAYNEPLVELYFRHPSYQQYPVVGVNWLQASDFCAWRTDRVNEQILIREGILRINPNQINEDNFNTDAYLAGQYEGLVKSDLIDLNPSSGANGTRKVRMEDGILLPRYRLPTEAEWEYAALSQIGNTIYERVTDRRQYPWNGHIVRNKEEKYKGQMMANFKRGRGDNMGTAGFLNDNADIPAPVHSYWPNDFGLYNMAGNVNEWVMDVFRPLSPEDKSDFNPYRGNVYKTQQRDEEGAITEKDSLGRVPMKDTDESPDRRNYTKADNINYLDSDEPEIKYDFGITSMVNDQARVYKGGSWKDRAYWMSPGARRFLDQVQSTNDIGFRCAMTRVGSPVGLGAKPKTK from the coding sequence ATGAAAAAACTCATTTGGAATAGCTTCAGCCTGGTTGCTGTTGCATTACTTTTTTCTTCCTGCGGGAAGGAGAAATCTTCCGTTACAGGTTGGAATTATAATGATCCCAAAAACGGTGGCTTTGAAGTAGTCCCTTACGATGAACAGGAAACCGGTCCGGGTCTGGTCCTGGTAGAAGGTGGTACCTTCACCATGGGTCGTACCGAGCAGGATATCACCATGGACTGGAATAACATTCCACGCCGTGCTACGGTAAGTTCATTCTATATGGATGAAACAGAGGTTGCCAATGTTCATTACCTCGAATATCTGTACTGGATCACCCGTGTTTTTGGCGCGGATTATCCGGAAGTATATAAAAGAGCATTACCTGATACATTGGTATGGCGTGATAAATTGGCATACAACGAACCATTGGTTGAGTTGTATTTCCGTCACCCTTCCTATCAGCAGTATCCTGTTGTTGGTGTGAACTGGTTGCAGGCAAGCGACTTTTGTGCCTGGAGAACGGACCGTGTGAACGAGCAAATTCTCATCCGCGAAGGTATCCTGCGAATCAACCCGAACCAGATTAACGAAGATAACTTCAATACAGACGCTTATCTGGCAGGACAATATGAAGGTCTTGTAAAGAGTGACCTGATTGACCTCAATCCAAGTTCAGGAGCAAACGGAACACGTAAAGTTCGTATGGAAGACGGTATCCTTCTTCCGCGTTACCGCCTGCCAACCGAAGCAGAGTGGGAATATGCCGCTCTTTCACAAATTGGAAATACTATTTACGAGCGTGTAACTGATCGCCGTCAATACCCGTGGAACGGACATATCGTTCGTAATAAAGAAGAAAAATACAAAGGTCAGATGATGGCCAACTTCAAGCGTGGTCGTGGTGACAATATGGGTACCGCAGGCTTCCTGAATGATAACGCGGATATTCCTGCACCGGTACATTCTTATTGGCCAAATGACTTCGGTCTGTATAACATGGCCGGTAACGTGAACGAGTGGGTAATGGATGTGTTCCGCCCTCTTTCTCCGGAAGATAAATCCGACTTCAATCCGTATCGTGGTAACGTGTACAAAACACAACAACGTGACGAAGAAGGTGCCATCACAGAAAAAGACAGCCTTGGTCGTGTGCCAATGAAAGATACAGATGAAAGTCCGGACCGTAGAAATTACACCAAAGCGGATAATATCAATTACCTCGATTCTGATGAGCCAGAAATCAAATACGATTTCGGTATCACTTCAATGGTAAATGATCAGGCTCGTGTTTACAAAGGTGGTTCATGGAAAGATCGCGCGTATTGGATGTCTCCGGGCGCCCGTCGTTTCCTCGATCAGGTACAAAGCACTAATGATATCGGATTCCGTTGCGCAATGACGCGTGTGGGTAGTCCGGTTGGTTTAGGAGCAAAACCGAAAACCAAGTAA